In Saccharomonospora marina XMU15, one genomic interval encodes:
- a CDS encoding phosphoenolpyruvate carboxykinase (GTP): MTAVAIPGLDKAPTTHSGVLSWVREVAELTTPDRVVWVDGSDEEAERINNELVEAGTFVPLKAKPNSFWAASDPSDVARVEERTFICSEREEDAGPTNNWAHPDEMKATMTELYRGCMRGRTMYVIPFCMGPLADENPKLGIEITDFAYVVASMRVMTRMGKAALDKFVTADGTEREFVPALHSVGAPLEPGQQDVPWPCNDTKYISHFPETRTIWSYGSGYGGNSLLGKKCYSLRIASVMARDEGWLAEHMLILKLISPENKAYYVAAAFPSACGKTNLAMLQPTIPGWRAETLGDDIAWMRFGEDGRLYAINPEFGFFGVAPGTDYHTNPNAMRTIEKGNTVFTNVALTDDGDVWWEGMAETPKHLTSWKKQDWTPESDEPAAHPNSRYCTPMSQCPTLAPEWDDPKGVPISAILFGGRRATTIPLVSESRDWQHGVFMGATMSSEKTAAAAGKVGEVRRDPMAMLPFLGYHAGDYFQHWLEVGKGADELKLPKIFYVNWFRRGDDRRFLWPGFGENSRVLKWIVERIEGKASAVETPAGFVPRAEDLDLQGLTEPIEDINAALEVDPEEWRQEIPLIEDWFAKIGEDKIPSALRDELEALKQRLG; the protein is encoded by the coding sequence ATGACTGCAGTAGCCATCCCCGGTCTGGACAAAGCGCCAACGACGCACAGCGGCGTGCTGTCTTGGGTGCGGGAGGTCGCTGAGCTGACCACACCTGACCGAGTGGTGTGGGTGGACGGTTCCGACGAAGAGGCAGAGCGCATCAACAACGAACTCGTCGAAGCAGGCACCTTCGTGCCGCTGAAGGCCAAGCCGAACTCCTTCTGGGCTGCCTCCGACCCCAGTGACGTGGCACGCGTCGAGGAGCGCACGTTCATCTGCTCGGAGCGGGAGGAGGACGCCGGGCCCACGAACAACTGGGCGCATCCCGACGAGATGAAGGCGACCATGACGGAGCTCTACCGGGGCTGCATGCGTGGTCGCACGATGTACGTCATCCCGTTCTGCATGGGCCCGCTCGCCGACGAGAACCCCAAGCTCGGCATCGAGATCACCGACTTCGCCTACGTGGTCGCGTCGATGCGGGTGATGACCAGGATGGGCAAGGCCGCGCTGGACAAGTTCGTCACAGCGGACGGCACCGAGCGCGAGTTCGTGCCCGCGCTGCACTCGGTGGGCGCTCCGCTCGAACCCGGCCAGCAGGACGTGCCGTGGCCGTGCAACGACACCAAATACATCAGCCACTTCCCCGAGACCAGGACCATCTGGAGCTACGGTTCCGGGTACGGCGGCAACTCGCTGCTCGGCAAGAAGTGCTACTCGCTGCGCATCGCGTCGGTGATGGCCCGCGACGAGGGCTGGCTGGCCGAGCACATGCTGATCCTCAAACTGATCTCCCCGGAGAACAAGGCGTACTACGTGGCGGCGGCGTTCCCCAGCGCCTGCGGCAAGACCAACCTCGCGATGCTGCAACCCACCATCCCCGGTTGGCGGGCCGAGACGCTCGGCGACGACATCGCCTGGATGCGCTTCGGTGAGGACGGCAGGCTGTACGCGATCAACCCGGAGTTCGGGTTCTTCGGCGTCGCGCCCGGCACGGACTACCACACCAACCCCAACGCCATGCGGACCATCGAGAAGGGCAACACGGTGTTCACCAACGTGGCCCTCACCGACGACGGCGACGTGTGGTGGGAAGGAATGGCGGAAACGCCGAAACACCTGACTTCCTGGAAGAAGCAGGACTGGACGCCTGAGTCGGACGAGCCCGCCGCCCACCCCAACTCCCGGTACTGCACTCCGATGTCGCAGTGCCCGACCCTGGCCCCGGAGTGGGACGACCCCAAGGGTGTGCCGATCTCGGCCATCCTGTTCGGCGGCCGCAGGGCCACCACGATCCCGCTGGTGTCGGAGTCGCGAGACTGGCAGCACGGCGTCTTCATGGGTGCCACGATGTCGTCGGAGAAGACGGCCGCCGCCGCGGGCAAGGTGGGAGAGGTTCGCCGCGACCCGATGGCGATGCTGCCCTTCCTCGGCTACCACGCCGGTGACTACTTCCAGCACTGGCTGGAGGTCGGCAAGGGCGCCGACGAGCTGAAGCTGCCGAAGATCTTCTACGTGAACTGGTTCCGCCGCGGCGACGACCGCCGGTTCCTGTGGCCGGGATTCGGCGAGAACTCGCGGGTGCTGAAGTGGATCGTCGAGCGGATCGAGGGCAAGGCCTCGGCCGTGGAGACGCCTGCGGGATTCGTGCCTCGCGCCGAGGACCTGGACCTGCAGGGCCTGACCGAGCCCATCGAGGACATCAATGCCGCGCTCGAGGTCGACCCCGAGGAGTGGCGCCAGGAGATCCCGCTGATCGAGGACTGGTTCGCCAAGATCGGTGAGGACAAGATCCCGTCCGCGCTGCGCGACGAGCTGGAGGCACTGAAGCAGCGCCTCGGCTAG